The following proteins are co-located in the Canis aureus isolate CA01 chromosome X, VMU_Caureus_v.1.0, whole genome shotgun sequence genome:
- the NXT2 gene encoding NTF2-related export protein 2 isoform X4, with amino-acid sequence MDKRRRALTRLYLEKATLIWNGNVVTGLEALANFFEMLPSSEFQVNMLDCQPVHEQATQAQTTVLVVTSGIVKFDGNKQHYFNQNFLLTAQSTPNNTVWKIASDCFRFQDWAST; translated from the exons ATGGACAAAAGAAGACGG gcacTAACCCGGCTGTATCTGGAGAAGGCCACTTTAATATGGAATGGAAATGTTGTTACAGGGCTGGAGGCCCTAGCTAATTTTTTTGAGATGTTGCCTTCTAGTGAGTTCCAGGTCAATATGTTAGATTGCCAACCAGTTCATG AGCAAGCTACTCAGGCCCAGACTACAGTTCTCGTTGTGACCAGTGGAATTGTGAAGTTTGATGGAAACAAACAACACTACTTCAACCAGAACTTCCTGCTGACTGCCCAGTCTACTCCTAACAACACTGTGTGGAAGATTGCAAGTGATTGCTTCCGTTTCCAAGATTGGGCTAGTACTTAA
- the NXT2 gene encoding NTF2-related export protein 2 isoform X2, producing MATSVDFKTHVDQACRAAEEFVNIYYETMDKRRRALTRLYLEKATLIWNGNVVTGLEALANFFEMLPSSEFQVNMLDCQPVHEQATQAQTTVLVVTSGIVKFDGNKQHYFNQNFLLTAQSTPNNTVWKIASDCFRFQDWAST from the exons ATGGCCACGTCTGTG GACTTTAAAACTCACGTAGATCAGGCATGTAGAGCTGCTGAGGAATTTGTCAATATTTACTATGAGACAATGGACAAAAGAAGACGG gcacTAACCCGGCTGTATCTGGAGAAGGCCACTTTAATATGGAATGGAAATGTTGTTACAGGGCTGGAGGCCCTAGCTAATTTTTTTGAGATGTTGCCTTCTAGTGAGTTCCAGGTCAATATGTTAGATTGCCAACCAGTTCATG AGCAAGCTACTCAGGCCCAGACTACAGTTCTCGTTGTGACCAGTGGAATTGTGAAGTTTGATGGAAACAAACAACACTACTTCAACCAGAACTTCCTGCTGACTGCCCAGTCTACTCCTAACAACACTGTGTGGAAGATTGCAAGTGATTGCTTCCGTTTCCAAGATTGGGCTAGTACTTAA
- the NXT2 gene encoding NTF2-related export protein 2 isoform X3, whose protein sequence is MAGRKDFKTHVDQACRAAEEFVNIYYETMDKRRRALTRLYLEKATLIWNGNVVTGLEALANFFEMLPSSEFQVNMLDCQPVHEQATQAQTTVLVVTSGIVKFDGNKQHYFNQNFLLTAQSTPNNTVWKIASDCFRFQDWAST, encoded by the exons ATGGCTGGGAGAAAG GACTTTAAAACTCACGTAGATCAGGCATGTAGAGCTGCTGAGGAATTTGTCAATATTTACTATGAGACAATGGACAAAAGAAGACGG gcacTAACCCGGCTGTATCTGGAGAAGGCCACTTTAATATGGAATGGAAATGTTGTTACAGGGCTGGAGGCCCTAGCTAATTTTTTTGAGATGTTGCCTTCTAGTGAGTTCCAGGTCAATATGTTAGATTGCCAACCAGTTCATG AGCAAGCTACTCAGGCCCAGACTACAGTTCTCGTTGTGACCAGTGGAATTGTGAAGTTTGATGGAAACAAACAACACTACTTCAACCAGAACTTCCTGCTGACTGCCCAGTCTACTCCTAACAACACTGTGTGGAAGATTGCAAGTGATTGCTTCCGTTTCCAAGATTGGGCTAGTACTTAA